gatgaaagaaaagaagaggaggagatcaGCAACGAGTGAAGAGGCACATAAACATCAGCAATTCAGCACACAGGCGCAGTACTGAAACATTTCCTTAATTTTCATCACAGCCGAAGCAGCTCGCTATGAACAAGTTGCTGTCACAATTCACAACCAGAAAAGCTTCTTACATGCCTTGAAAAtacctctcttcttcttcgtcatTCCCTTGGCCTCCTCTTTCacatcaccttcctcctccttcttcttcccctgctcctcctcatcctcctccttctcgtCACGCTCCTCGCAAGCATTGCCTTCACCGTCGCTGCCCCCATCCATGTCGTGGATCCTCCAGTAGTACCCATCCCCCTTTCCAGGAGCAGCCGGGTGCCGCCTCATGGAGAACGCCCTCCTCAGCGCGCCCGGCAGGTGCCCGGCGGCCCTGACCTTCTCGCCCGACCTGCAGAGCCTGTGGGAGCCGGTGGAGAAGGTCCTGGCAAGAGTGACCGCCCCAATGGCCAGCCCTTCCCACGCATTGGTCTCCTTGGTGTTGGTCAGCTCCAGCGATCGCCTggctcggccgccgccgccagcactggccgccgccgttgcagGCGGCGAAGAGGAGGCGAGGTTGGAGTAGCCATTCATCTCCCAACGGTTGATGAAACCTGgatggagctagctagcttcttgGTTTGGATCTGGACTCTTTGATGCCCCCTTCTGGTTTTGCAAATGGAACAGGTGAAATGCCCGTGTGCGCGTGCGTGCTGATTAGTAGGACAAGATCATGGACAATCGAGTAGGTGAACCCTGTTGTCTGTGGAAGTATCCAAGATTTGGACACGAATTTATATTCACCTCTTGTCTCCTGCACACGACTATGCGTGTACTTATATAGTGCTACTACTTGGTGAAGGATCTGTAATGTAATTTATGCTAACTAGCATGGTTACGCAGTTTGAATTACCGAGGTCTTAAG
The Brachypodium distachyon strain Bd21 chromosome 2, Brachypodium_distachyon_v3.0, whole genome shotgun sequence genome window above contains:
- the LOC100827054 gene encoding uncharacterized protein LOC100827054; this encodes MNGYSNLASSSPPATAAASAGGGGRARRSLELTNTKETNAWEGLAIGAVTLARTFSTGSHRLCRSGEKVRAAGHLPGALRRAFSMRRHPAAPGKGDGYYWRIHDMDGGSDGEGNACEERDEKEEDEEEQGKKKEEEGDVKEEAKGMTKKKRGIFKACKKLFWL